The Meleagris gallopavo isolate NT-WF06-2002-E0010 breed Aviagen turkey brand Nicholas breeding stock unplaced genomic scaffold, Turkey_5.1 ChrUn_random_7180001957721, whole genome shotgun sequence DNA window GATGGAAGGAGCTCTGGGCTGCCTGGTTTGGGGCCACATGGCTGGAAatcactgctctgctttgcccCAGCTCACCTGGATGTGTTCAGGAGTTGGAGCCCAAAACCAGGGGGACACGGGGTGATAAGAGCTGGTCCCAGCTTTCCAAATGGGGATGTTTAGCAGAGCGGGACTTGCTCCAGCACTGACACTGTGCTGTGCCCTGTGCTGTCAACCCAAGGGCAAACACCTCAAGAGTGTTTTGGGGAGTGCAGAGGCTGCTGAGCATTGggggctgagagctgggctggTTGGCTGCGTGTGGCTGCAGGAGGATGGCCCTATGGCAGAGCTGAGGACagtgcccagcactgcccagatCTGTGCGGGTCACACCTGGATCCCAAATGGTTCACAGGGGGAAATGCTTCACTCAGGAACCAAGGAAAATGGGAACCGGACCCCCTGCCCACCCCACTGGTGGAACAACCCCAGAACCAAGGAGCAGAGGATCCCAAGGGCCATGGCATGGACACAGGGGGGTCCCAGGACCCCATGTCCCATCCTGGAGCTGGCTGCAACATTTGAATCTTCTCTTAGCTGTGATGGGGAATTTTATTGTAAGCAACCCAACCCCATGGACTGTGAGGTGGAACTCAGCAGTGCTCTGGTCCTTTGGTACCCTGCAAAAATGGGAAGACTTTGGGGGCAGGGATCAGCCCTGAAGCCCACAGCCCCATTCCTCCTGCTTATAGCACTGGGACAATCATTGCTCCATGTACAGCCAGAGGGGCAGGGAGGGGTGGGTGAGGGCTTGGGAACAGCTTGATCTGATCCCCGTCTCCATCACTTCCTCCCACCACAACAGATGCTGTCgcatctctgctgctgttcttcccCTGTCCATgtagggaaactgaggcacgcAGGTGGCTGAGCTTAGCCCAAGCTGTGCTCCTGGGTCCATGCAGCTCCAGAGAGCTGAGATGGAGGACACAGCACATCCCAGGGGGCAAACAGGACAGAGGGATGGAGCGCAGCACCCCCAGAGCTGGCAGCGTTGGTGCTGGGGGCATCCAGGGCACCCCGACAGTGCAAGGAGCGAATGCTGGCTGCTGCATGGAGAAATAAGGTGAGCACAGCCTTGCATACAAAAATACCTCTATTGCTCACTGCGTGGGGGCTGCAGACCCTGCTGTCCATGGCCtcacctgcccacagccccccgTGGGCTCCCGACTGCACGGACAGGTCTGGCTCCCATAGCAGAGCCACGGGCTGCTGTGCCATCAGGACACACAGTGCCACGTCCCTGCTGAGTCCTTGCTCCCTTTCCCTCCTGCCCATCAGGACTCCAGGTCTCGAGAGAGCCgcagcagctccttctggctgTCGATGGCTTTCAGGTGCTGCAGATACGCCCAGGTGGAGACGGGGCTCCGCACGCTCAGCGACTGCTCCGAGCCTGCAGGGTGAGGGATGGGCTCCGTGAGACCCCCCTCCTCATTGCTCACATCCCCATCTCTGCCTCCAGCCCGACCCTCCTCTGTCCCCCCCCAAGCTGGGTTTGTGGGTCCTCCTAAACTGCCCACCTCACTGCAATTCCCTTCATCACCCCAACTTGGTTCATGGATCCTCCCTCTCGCCCAGATCGTTGGAACTCCCTCCGTCATCTCCAGTTGGGTTCTTGGGTCCCCCCTCTTGCTCAGCTCACTGAAATCCCCTCCATCTTCTCCACTGTGGCTCTCTGACTCCCCTCCGTCACCCTTAGCTCAGCCCACTGAACCCTCTTTGTGTGGCTCATGGATCCCCTCTATTCCCTACTGCCCATCTCAACGAAATCCCCCCAACACCTCTATGGTTTCAGTTCCAGgacctcccacccctccctttGGCACtaaaggaacagaagaaaatgggaaCAGGTGTGTTCCATGGGGCAAAGTGATGCCCAGCTGGAAATGCCAAGGCACCAACAGCACCATCCCAGTGTTCGCATCTCTCCACTTTTAAAGAACAACAGGCACACCAGTGGACCCCATTCATGCACTTAATGAGTAAACCTCATTAAGAACCCAGGgtctcccagccccacacctaCATGTGCTGATCCTGACGGCCCTGGCATCCTCTGGTCGGTGTGGGGAGCGATTCCGCAGTGGGGACAGCGGAGCTGGGTGCATACAGAAAGCAGGAGCTGAGCGACAGCCCACCAGCCCCACgacacccccagccccacgacacccccagccccactcacCATGTGCCTGGCCCCGGCAGCGCTGCAGGACGCGCACCGTCTTCGCCATCATGTGCTGTGGGCAGTTGCACAGAGGTGACTCGCTGCCACCCAGCACCATTTTGCTCCCAGCTGGGAAAACACCCTGCAGCTTCAGCAGAAACTGCCCTCCCCACCCACACCGTGGAGCACGGCTGATGCTGCGTGGATGCTCTGGGCCAAGCAGTGCCCCCAAAGGGTGGTCCAAGGGGAGAAGCCCCCCACCACCACTCACCATCTTCTCAAAGTTGATGAGGTTCTCAGCCAGCGTGCGGTTGCCCTCGTGGATGAAGGTCAAGTCTGTAACAGGAGGGGATGGGGGTGTGGGGTAGGGGTTGGGGTGAGCCCTGGGTTTGGTTTCTCAGTCCCCTGCGTGCACAAAGCTGTGGTACGCACCTTTAAGGAGGAGGGGGACGAAGGGGATGATGGGGGGGCTCAGCTTGGCGACGGCCAGACGATAGACCCGGTGATTCCATGATGGGTCCTGGGGACAGGCAGAGGGATCGGGGCTGATGGAACAGCAGAGATGCGGGGAGGGGTGCCCTGGAACAGCACATCCCAAATGTGGGAGCACACGTTGCACCACCTCCGTGCCATCCCTGTGACTCTGTGTATTAGGGgaagcaggggcagcagggagTGGCAGTAAACCCAGAGATATGGGGCAGGCACAGACCCCCCGGCTCTGCTTCCTGACCCCTAAACCCCATCCCATCACTGAGACCCTCCAGCTCCATGGGAAGCAGCTGCACTCACCAGCATCCGCTCCAGCGCCGCGTGCAGCTTACGGATCTTATGGGGCAGCCTCTGCACAGAGAGGAGGTCAGGATGGCCCCACAAACCACCGTGCTCAACCCCCCTAAATCTCCATGCACCTCCAAGCCCCCCATCCCAATAGCCCTCTTTGGGATCTGTGATGTTGCTTGCTCTGGGTGCTTGGCAGCAACGgtccttccagcccaaccatcccatggttccatgatctttaaggtcccttccaacccaaccatcccatggttccatgacctttaaggacccttccaacccaaccatcccatgattccatgatctttaaggtcccttccaacagtTGCATCCTGATCTTCATGGGAAATGCGCTCCCCGCCTCCCCAGGCCTCGGGGTGCAGCTCATGTAGGAACCCAGCAGCTTGGCCACCCCTGATCTTTGTCATGGAGACTTGGATCTGTCACTGCAGAGCCCAGGGGAGGTGGCAGGAGCCCATGGGCTGTTACCTCCCAGGTCTTGGCAAGGCGGCTCACGGCTGTGTTGCTCACACCAAACATCACCGCGAAGAAGGAATTCAGattcttctgctccttgaggCTGCGGCCATGGGATGAGGTGAGCGGGGAAGCCACCAACGTGTCCCAGTGGGGaggggacgttggggacactCACTGTGCAGCCAGCTTGATGAACTTGCGCAGCAGTTGGGCTCTCCTGGCCAGCTCAGGGCAGAGGCACAGCTCGGTGGCCACCCAGTACTGCAGCTCGTTGAAACGCCGCATCATTCGCTCCAGGTTGGCTGTCGTCACCTCGTGGAACTTCTGCGGCCCCACGATGTAGTGGATCATCTCCACCTGGCGTGGCAGAGGATGGGTGGGGATGTGACAGGGGGACCCCCAGAATCACCCTGGAGGATTTAAGCCCCCTACCTCGGCATCCAGGTGCAGCCCTTACCTGGTGGATGCTCTTGAAGAGGTTCCAGTCGTGGTCGGTGAGGTGGCTGGCCAGGTCCTTGGAGCTGATGAGATCCAACGTGTCCGAGGAGCCAACGTGGGGGCCCAACTGCTCAGGGTGGGGGGTCTGCGCACAGAATGGGGGTGATGGACACCCCAACCCAGAGCCAGGATCAGAGCCTATAGCTGGGCTCACCATGGCCCTCCATCACCTCCACTTGGTTCATGGGTCCCCCCCTACTGCCCAGTTATTGAAATCCCCTCCATCCTCTCCATTGTGTTTCACGGCTCCCCCTGTTGCTCAGCTCACTGAAATCACCTCCTCCAGCGGGATTCATGCCCCCCCTACCGCCCGGCTCACTGAAATCCCCTTCATCCTCTCCATCGTGGCTCTCTGATCCCCTTCCCTCACTCATCAAACCCTCTCCATTCTGGCTCATGGGTCTCCCTCTATTCCCTCCTGCCCAGCTCACTGAACTCCCACCCATCGCCTCTATCTCAGCTCACAGGTGCCCCACATCTCCTCACAGACCCCCCTGGAGCTGAAGGACCAGAAGCAATGCCGGCAGCTGTGCTACATGGAGCAAAGCGACGCCCAACCCAGCTCCAGAACCACAACACGAGGATTCCCCCCAGCACCTCCCATCCCATGCCCACCCCCCCCGGCTCACCAAACTGCTCAGCTCCTCCACGCTGACAGCAAAGAGCCGCTCGTTGAGCCCCAGCGAGGTGAACACCCCCACGGtgtccagctgcagccccacttTATCTGCAGGAGATGGGAGGAtgggtgcagggctgctgcaaaGCTCAGGGACCCTGGAGTGCCCCGGGACCACCGCTCACCTCCGGATGAATTCACCTTCACCAGGAGATGctctccatcccatcccagctGTGGAGCGAGGGACTGCAGCACATCCCGCACCGATGCGTTGACGGGCAGCACCGTCACCAGGCACGAATGGTCAGCTCTGTAGATCTCGTAGGGCACTGTCAGGGTGGAGGTGTCAGCACTGTGACCACATCCAGAGCGTGGCCATGGGTGTGCCCGCAGTCCCTGTACCTTTATCCTGGGCTCTTaaggcacagctgctgctcaaaGCCGCCTCGTCTTGGCTGGAGAGCCAGCTCATGGAGCTCCGAGACTGCAGCGAGAGAGGGGAGAGTAGGAAGCATGGCACCCCCCTGATACCCCGCTTCTGGGGGTCCCATCTCCCTGTTCCTGACACCCTCAGGGCTGACCCTACCTTGGGCTGGGGAGAAATGCTGCTGTCCCCATTCTCCATCCTGCACCAAGAGGAGGAAAGGCGGTGTTAAGAGGGCGGCAGCGCTTAGGATGCCGCCCTCAGGGGGCACAAGCATGGAGGTGGCACCGGGTCATTATGGGATGGAGATGTCTGCAGTCACCCCGAGGGCACAAGGACCCAACGGACAGAGGTGGCACTAGATCATTATGGGATGGAGACGCCCATGGCACTCACGCTCGGGGCCGCCGCCGCTCCTGCTCCTGCACCATGGCCCCCAGCCGAGGGTCCTGGCTCACCAGGTCAGCGAGGTTCTACGGGAGGACAAGGGGGAGCACTCAGTGTGACACAGAGGTGACGTGGGGACCCCAAGGGGCTGCCCCGTGCTCCCAGTACCTGCAGCAGAGCCGTGGTGCTGCGGTCGCCCTGCAGCAGCCGCCCGTAGAGCAGCACCCACTGGCTCACCAGGCGCAGGATCTTGCGGCGCTTGTGCAGGCAGTAGGTGGCTTTCTCCTGCTCTGAGCCATCCAGCGGCTCTGCGCGGAAACTGGGACCAGTTAAGGGCACCAGTATGGAGGATGTGGGTGAAGGCAGCGAGCGGACCCCTCTCCCCACAAGGACAGGGAATGGGGATGCGCCCTTCGCTTGGAGATTTGGGGTTCCCACCGCCATCCCGATGTCCCATTAAGGGGACAGGGACCAAGGTGGTCCCTGCAggaggggctgcatgccacgGGCCCCCCATCAGCAGCAGAAGGATATTGatgcagcagagccctgcagagctgcgAGGTCGGCATGAACACAGTGTAGGTCAGCAGGAAATCCCCCAGCAGTGTGTCTGGAAGAGAGCAGACAGCCCCGCTGtgctgcacccgcaccgggcTGGGGACGTCCCTGTGGGGTTGCCATGGGGTCTTCCACCTCACAGCTCCCACTGGGTCGCGTTTTGCTTCTAAAGGCCAAGGAAAGGGCTGAGAAGAATGCGGagataaatatattatttttttggaaTGAAGGGAAAGGCTTTTTGGAATGGAAATCATAAAAAGTTGGGCGGGGGGAGGAGGTTGGATGCTGGTTCTGCAGTTCTGATTTTTTACCCGCTGGGGACATCTCCTGGCTCCCGGCTCTCcctgttctgcagctctgcatgggGGGTGTGGGGACgtgggagaggagggaggagacGCTCTGCAGTTCTCCCAGCCCAAAGGAGGGATTTGATGGAGAGAAAAGGGCAGCCCCCACCTACCCACGGGGTCGTAGAGCGTGGCGTCGAGCCTCATGAACTCCAGCAGATGCTCCAGGATCTTCTCCGGTGTCCCAGCCATCACCAGGTACCTGAAGTGCATCAAGGACCCGGCGCTCAGAACGGCTTTGGCATCGCCGCTGCCACGATTCTCCCCCAAATTCCTccaagagaaggctcagggaaaggccagcagtgtgcctgcagcaggagggatggCGATGGGCAGCTGTTGCTGTCACCTGCTGCTCCGCGTCGTGGCCGGctggctgctgcctccctgcaggttcttctgcagcaccagcaccacCTTCCCGTGCTCCTTCAGGCGCATGGTGTTGGCTTCCACGTCCTAAATGGggaaagcagccttcagcctgGCTTGGTGACCACAGCCTGTCCTCTCCAGGCTGATCCCTGGGCAAAGCCAGCTGTCAGCAAGCAGCACGGGCTGCAGTGCATTGCTCACACAGCTTCTTGCACCCCAGCACTCCATTGGCACTGCATGGCAGCTCAGTGCACCCCAGCACCTTGCTGGCACTGCATTGTTGTTCGTTGCATCCCAGcaccctgctggcactgcatgGTGGTTCATTGCACCCCAGcaccctgctggcactgcatgGTGGTTCGTTGCATCCCAGcaccctgctggcactgcatgGTGGTTCGTTGCaccccagcaccctgctgccACTGCATGGTGGTTCGTTGCACCCCATCCCCCTGCAACCACCACACTCTGCACATCCCAGAGCAAACCCCACGTCCCACAGCCACAGGAAGGTCCTGGGATGGTGAGGAGATCCCATCCCAGCTGCCCACCTTGAGGATGCGGTTGAAGTCCTGCTTGTCCACCCGGAGGAAGTGGCAGTTGTCTTCCCTCAGGATGATGCTGGCTGCTCGGGGAGCGTCGTTCACAAGTGCCAGCTGCCCAAAATCGTCCCCTTCGTGCAATGTGGCCACCAAGCCCTGCAAGGGGACAGGGCTAATCCAAACCTGAACCTGACCCAGGCCAGATTGGAGAAATGGGGTGCACCTTGGCACCAAGGTGACAGCACGGATGGGGTGGAGGCGTGGGGACGCACCTACCTTGCCATGGGTGACCACGTTCACCGAACCCTTCCAGACAATGTACCACGAGGTGCCTTTATCCCCTTGGCTGAACACTGCGGGGGAAACAGTGGTGTGAGTGAGACCCAGAGCATCCCTCGTCAGCCCCCATCCCAACAACAACCCACAGCCAGATGGGTGAGACCCCAAAGTACCTTCATCCGCCCCATCCCACCCATCCACCCCTACTCCTatggagccagcaggagcatCCGCACGGACAGCAATGCCCACCCAACCTGGGGATGCTGTCCTAGGGGCCATCCCATCCCCCAGCACATGGAATTCAGTGGGCACACTCACACACGGTGCCGGCTCTCTGGTGCGACTCGAACATCAGCACAGACGCCAGCTCTCGCTTCACCTGCAGCAAGGGGCAGCCACCCTCAGCATGGAGGGGACACGCAGGGTGACAACTCAGGGGTGGTTGCGAAGGGCCAGGAGAGCAGGAGGATGCGTGGAGGGGAGGCAGTGGGATGCAGGAGGGCTTGGAGGGGATGGATGCAGGCACGAGGGCAGCAGGGTGCAGCCCACACTCACCGAGTTGGAGAGGTGAGCCACGGCTTTAATGTGGAGCAGCTCCTCAAAAATGAGTTCCAGCTCATCCTCTGTGCGCTGGGCAGGTCTGGGAGGGGGACAGGGGTGATAAGTGGCCACTGAGAGCATCTCAAAGTCCTGGATTCCCTCCTGCATCCTCTCCAGTTCCAGAGGGGGAAAGGATGCTCAGGATGCCCTAtctgcagcacctccagctgTGATTGGAGCAGGATGGAAGCGagccaccaggacccccaggagTACCCAGGAGCCCCCAGGAGCACCTAGAAGCCCCCCAGGAGCCCCCCAGCACTCACGGTTTGCGCAGGGCCATGGTGAGCAGTGCATCAGGCCCCAGCTGTGCCAGGAAGGTCACcgcctccagcagctcctccgCATCCCGCAGCCCCATGCGGGGTTCGGGGTTCAGCTCCAACTCAGCAAAGCGATAGAACTGGGTGTCCTTGTCCTGGAAATGCCACTCCTGTTTCACTGAGGGGAGGGAAGAGCACATGAGCCGGGGTGTGGACCCATGGGTGAGCCGGGATGCCCTCGGGGACCCCCTCACCGTGCGTCAGGACCCCGCCGTCCACCAACACCTGCCCCACGCCGATGGCTTGGCTCCGTGTCTGGATGCCCAGCTCTGCATTCAGCATCCAGTCCACCAGCTCCTTCCCagagcagcacctcctgcaAAGAGAGGGAAGCATGAGGAAAACGCCCACAATGAGGCTGCAGCATCCGGGAGCCCCCCGAGGGTCCCCAAGGGTGGGGTGGGTGCTGGAGGTCCCACCTGTGGTGCCGCAGGTGATGCTTATGGTCCCGGATGAGGCTGGGTCTGGTGCTGTTGAGGTAGGTGAAGAGGAGCTTTCCAGCTCTCCAGATCTTCTCCGAGGATGCCTGGAGGGGAATTGAGGTTCTATGGTGCATGGAGGGTGTGGGCAGTGCGAGCTTCTTGCACCCCTTTGTGCTGAACCTGCTCAGCGCCCATCTTCAGCCCATCCCAGCACCTCAGGATCTCCATCCTCAGTCCCAGGAATGGCTGATCCCAAAGGATCACTGTCCCGACATgcctccccaccccccaccacagccttccttttgtttctccCCCCATCAGCCTTTCTCTGAATGCCACACTCGTGTCTCTGCAGCATTCTCACCTGGGTAAGGCTGTGTCCATAGTCCAGGGAGGATTCAGCATCCAAAAGCGGGgtctggaaaagcaaaaagaaggtGTTGATGGCCCCCAAAAGAAGGGGAAATGCAATGAAATGCAATGAAATCCACAACAGTGCACTGCAGAGCAACGGAATGCAACGTAAACCTAACCCTGACCTTAGCCCTACCCCTAACTGCTAACCCTAACCACTAACCTAACCCAATGCAGAGCAATGCAGTGCAACCCTAGTCCTAAATTTAACCCTAACCCAAATGCAGTGCTATGGAATGCAATGAAAGCAGCGCAGTGCAGTGCAATGCAATGAAAGCAATGCAGTGCAATGGAACCCTAACTCCCAACTCCCTTCCTGCACACACCCCGCACCACTCAGCCCCACCTGCTCTGCACCAGGAGAAGGTGCACACACCTCCCTGAGCCCCCACCAGCACCGTCCTCCTGAAACCATGGCAAAGCCTCTGTTCTGCCCACCCCTCCGACACCTGCATCCACAAACCACCCACTTCCAGCTCTATTTTGGCCCATTTCAGCCACACCAACACGGAATGCCCAGCGTGCGTCAGGGAGAACAATTCAGACACTGCTGGAAACCAGCAAGGAGGAGCTGGGATGGAGGTGGCTCAATGCATCCCACatctctgcactgcagcaaCCCTCACGTGCACAGCGAGGACCCAACCCTGCAACCTGCCCTGCAGCCACGTTTCACTCCGGGATGGGGAGAGGGCGCCGAAGGGAGAGAGGTGGGAGATGAAAGGATGAAAGGAGGAAGTTTAAAGCAAAGCCTTTGCACGAAGGGATCAAAGGCACCGATGGGAGACACACAGCGAGTGCTCACTGCTGGCAGAGGACATCAGAGCGACCTGCGGGAAGGGCAGGGCGAGGGAAAGCCCCGAGCTTCTCCTCCAGCTTTGAAGCCTCATCCAGCAGAGGAGGATGGAAAAGACGTCAGATTCCAGCAGAAGGGCCCAGGGATGCTGCTCTGCACGCTGCAAACTTGAGCAGCTCGTGTTCAACCACAAGGGATATTCCATCCGAATGACAACGACTGTGATGCTCAGCCCTCTCCATGGCCACATCTGCGTCCTCCACCACTGCTCTTCCTTTTGGCCATTGCCATcagcaatgcttttttttcctcctaattctgctttctctgctgtctTCTCCCTTTTTTGCTGTGCCACCAGCTCCCAACAGCCCTTCATCGTGCACTGAAGGCAGCTGGAGCGTGAGCTCTATGGCACGACATGGAGCATCCTTCTGGGAGCATCTCCAGAGCAAGGCTTTGTGCCCTCAGGTTGTTTGTGGAGGATTTGAAAGCCTCCCTGGGAACATCCTGCAGCACTCAGGGCTGGTGGAGGTGCTCAAAAGGCCATTTTGGGAAACGCTCATACGCGATTTTGGGAATTCAGAGTCTTCTGGGCCAGATCTTCTGCGTACCTGAACTGGTAAAGAAGCTTTGAGCAACTCCACTGAGAGGCACAAAGCAACTGAAAACCTCAGAGCAGGAATCCAAGGCGGAGCAGCTGCAGAATCCTCCTCAACAAATGaatttaatgcaaaataaaactgctttgcaGGGAGCTGAGGGGACCCCGCACCGCCTGGGTGCAGACAGGTGCTGGAGGCGGGCACCCACCGCTGGGTGCTCTCAGGCTGCTCCATCTTCTCCAGCCCTTTCCGCACCTCAAAGCctccctctttctcctcctcctcctcctcttcctcttccccgGGCTCACGGCAGCCCTTTGCAAGAGGCTCAGGAAGGGGCAGAAGTAAAGGAGCTCAGGAGCGCAGCGCTCTCCGGCCACATCCGCAGCCTCCCGCTGTCACCAATGCGGGGACGCCTCCTCTTACTCACTCAGCAAACTTTCCCCGTGCCGCGTGACGCCCCGCCGAGCAGGAAACGCACCGACGGTTGTCGAGCAAATGTTTGCAAACCCGGAGCCGGGCTGCAGCCGGAGCTGCGGGACCCGCAGGGCGATGCCACCCACTGCGCCCGTCCCCAAGCGGAGCCGCCTCCGCCGTCACCCCGTCACCCCGCTCCGTCCTTGGGGCAGAGAGCCAAGACGTGCCACGGTGCTGCTCCAAGCAAGGACGGCCAAGGAGGCTGAGAAACCCGCCCAAGGACGGCTGCTCGCTGAGGTTTCTCCCCACCAGCTCCCCTTCCCACGCCATGGCACCCCGTGGTTCCCAGGTCCGGCCCCGCAGGATGTCCCCCCCCCCCATCTCCTTCCCAGCCCCCCGATGGCTGCAGCCCCGCAGCCGCCGTCTCCAAAGCGTTTCCGAAGGAGTTGCCTGTTTCCATCTTCCTGCTTACGGGACAGGAGGGATCCTGGTGGGCTCCAGAAATCCGGCAGCCGTGGGCGAGCGGCCAAGGCCGGCAGtgagcattttgctttgtttgggATCCCGGGGAAAAACAACAAGGAGCTATTTTGGGTTTTACGGCTCCAGAGAAAGTCCTCGCCCATCCGCAGGCTCTGAAGGAGAGGCACCAGGCCAGGGGCTCAGTTGTCCCCATGACCCCCGCTGGGAGGGGTCTGTCCCCTCAATGCAATGATGGCACACATGGGGTGACCATGGCACACGTGGGGTGACAATGACCGTGGCACATGTGGGGTGACAGTGGCATACATGGAGTGACAATGACCGTGGCACGTATGGGGTGACAGTGGCACACATGTGGTGACAATGACCATGGCACACATGGGGTGACCATGGCACATATGGGGTGACAATGACCATGGCACACATCGGGTGACCATGGCACACATGGGGTGACAATGACCGTGGCACACATGGGATGGTAGTGGCACATGTGGGGTGACAATGTCCGTGGCACATATGGGGTGACAATGACCATGGCACACATGGGGTGACCATGGCACATATGGGGTGACCATGGCACATATGGGGTGACAATGACCGTGGCACACATGGGATGGTGGTGGCACATGTGGGGTGATAATGACCATGGCACACATGGGGTGACCATGGCACATATAGGGTGACAATGACCGTGGCACACATGGGATGGTGGTGGCACACATGGGGTGACAATGACCATGGCACACGTGGGGTGACCATGGCACATATGGGGTGATTGGGGTGACTGTGGCACACGTGGGGTGAGTGCAGCCATTGGGGACGGTGGTTGGTGCCACCCCACTGAGCTGGGAGACATTCGGTGCCAGGGAGATCCCTGGAGAGGTGGGGGGCAGTGACACAGAGCCGTgcaccaggagctgcagcaatgGAGAGGAGGGATGTGGCATCCCCAGGGCGCAGCCAACCCAACCCTCAttcctgctccctgccccagcACCCTCCTAACTGCAAACACTGGGGAAAATGTCCCTTCTGTCCCCTTCCCCACAAATGGCCCGGAGGTGTCCCCAAGCACCACACAGAGAGGGGGAGGGGGGCACAATTCTGCCATGCTGTTCGTGCCACCACGCTTCACATTTTGCTCTATTTTGCCCAATTTCTGCCAGTCCAGCACTTTAAAGCAGAAGTGCTGCAAtgtgctgctgccctgtgcttcTCAGAGAGCAAacacccaacatggagtccccaaacCCTTAAAGTTCGGGGGAGAAAGCATCAAggatagggaaaaaataaaagtctgtgttggggggagggggagag harbors:
- the RAPGEF3 gene encoding rap guanine nucleotide exchange factor 3; this translates as MAWEGELGCREPGEEEEEEEEEKEGGFEVRKGLEKMEQPESTQRWVPASSTCLHPGVELLKASLPVQTPLLDAESSLDYGHSLTQASSEKIWRAGKLLFTYLNSTRPSLIRDHKHHLRHHRRCCSGKELVDWMLNAELGIQTRSQAIGVGQVLVDGGVLTHVKQEWHFQDKDTQFYRFAELELNPEPRMGLRDAEELLEAVTFLAQLGPDALLTMALRKPPAQRTEDELELIFEELLHIKAVAHLSNSVKRELASVLMFESHQRAGTVLFSQGDKGTSWYIVWKGSVNVVTHGKGLVATLHEGDDFGQLALVNDAPRAASIILREDNCHFLRVDKQDFNRILKDVEANTMRLKEHGKVVLVLQKNLQGGSSQPATTRSSRYLVMAGTPEKILEHLLEFMRLDATLYDPVDTLLGDFLLTYTVFMPTSQLCRALLHHFRAEPLDGSEQEKATYCLHKRRKILRLVSQWVLLYGRLLQGDRSTTALLQNLADLVSQDPRLGAMVQEQERRRPRAMENGDSSISPQPKSRSSMSWLSSQDEAALSSSCALRAQDKVPYEIYRADHSCLVTVLPVNASVRDVLQSLAPQLGWDGEHLLVKVNSSGDKVGLQLDTVGVFTSLGLNERLFAVSVEELSSLTPHPEQLGPHVGSSDTLDLISSKDLASHLTDHDWNLFKSIHQVEMIHYIVGPQKFHEVTTANLERMMRRFNELQYWVATELCLCPELARRAQLLRKFIKLAAHLKEQKNLNSFFAVMFGVSNTAVSRLAKTWERLPHKIRKLHAALERMLDPSWNHRVYRLAVAKLSPPIIPFVPLLLKDLTFIHEGNRTLAENLINFEKMHMMAKTVRVLQRCRGQAHAPLSPLRNRSPHRPEDARAVRISTCSEQSLSVRSPVSTWAYLQHLKAIDSQKELLRLSRDLES